The window GTCCATTCTGCTTGGcactgtagaattttataatttttaggaaaatgctaaatatatatgtatgtgccctccggtgggctggcgccctgcccggagtttgtttcctgccttgcgccctgtgttggctgggattggctccagaagacccccatgaccatgtagtcaggatatagcgggttggataatggatagatggatggatatatgtatatatgtatatgtactgtatatatatatatatatatactgactttatatattcgggaatgactttatatattccgacactgactttatatattcaggaatgactttatatattcaagtttgactttatatattctggaaTGACTCTATATATTCAGAACATTGAATTTATACATTATGGGGTGCCAAATaggcaaatataatgattttctgaatatataaagtcagtatTCTGAATATATAAcatcaaagcctgattatataaagtcagtgttgaaatatataaaatcattcccaaATTTATAAAGTTAGgacaattcacaaataaaatggtCTAGTTCCACCAAATATTCTCTACCTTCCGTGCTTGTCATTTTACTccatgaggggccgttcaggaaaaaaatatttgttctaaAATATATAAGttggttcaaatatatatatatactgtatattggttacattggtttgaatatatccAAGGTGACTCAGTTGGACATATCCTGATTTGGACACATCCACCTCTGGTGGAGAGGTATACACAAGCTTTTCAAAAGCACATCATCACATGGCAAAAAACCTTGTAAAATGTTAACAtgcaagcaaacattttaataatttttgtaaatGTCTACTAGATTAAATTCCTGCACTTTTCTCCACAGTGACTTTCggaggtgaaaaaaaaattccttttagCTCCAGTACTTGGAACATAGTTATGCATGCATTCTTGTAAACATGAATTGTGAATACTTGACATAAAAAGCAAGGTGATGCTTTGAATGTGAGTATATTTAACTGCATAAATTTACCATCATGCCTTTTAAGTGATGAAAAAAGACCCCATGTTTTATTTCTCCTTGACCATTATGTCATATGACAGTAGGCCACTTATCACTAGTGAGAAAAAGATGAAGATGAGTGGACTCGGGGTTGGAGACCAGGCCACATCCCTACAGAAAGAACCACAATGCAAACATATAAAATGAGAGGACTAACAAAAGCTTGaccaaacaaacaagaaaacttATGGCAGAAATGTGCAAGTACAGTAAACTGCAAAGCCCCTTTAAACATCCCTAGATCCTGACAacagtgtcatttttttctacttCTTTACTCCTAAATACTGAAGTTTTCCTCTCCTTATGTTCCCTAaagtctttttctcttttttctttgtttcatcaAAGTTCCCAGACCCCAGTACAAGTTCAATCACATctcttttacatttcatttcacttGTATTTTGAGTCTTTCTAGAATTTACATTAATTCTGTATTATTAATCATCGCCTTGTCTTTTGTTACCCTGTGCTCATCTTGCAGCTTTATTTCTTAAATAGCATGTGATATGAATTAATCAAATAGCAATTTCTGGGTCTTCTGCTGTTTGTTTGTCCATCCATGACATTAGGagctgtaatattttatttaccttaTGTTGGATAACTACAGATTATTTAAGGGTGGATTAGACAAATATGGATGTATGCATAAAATGTTGACCAGGTCCTTTGCAACCTTTAGTCTAATTATTTGACCACACATATGTATTAGCAGAAGTAATAGTAGATGTGTATTGTCCCAATATATGTGTCTTCATCCAAAATTTTCCTCTATTCATATTTCTGCCTCTTTTGCATGCAGTGACTACATGCCTAGCTCCTTATAACTCACATATTTCTTATCTGCCTTGTTCTATAGTTTTGGTATAATGAATTCTTGGTTTGGGACCCAAAAGACTTTAATGGATTGGCAAAAGTATCTATCCCAGTGGACAACATTTGGCGTCCTGACATCTATGTCTATGAGTTGTGAGTAATGTCtctgatttttaaaagtaaaataaactgcTGTATTATAAATGATTCTAATGCTTataaatgacaattaaatgcatttttttttcttgaaattttaGCCCCCCTGTTTTTCCAGTGGCCAAGTTCAATGTTAATAGAAGGCATTTCCTCCTCAGTAAAAGTATGGATAACACAGTTGAAAATGGAATAGTTTTAGGAAGTAGAGGTTTGAAAGCATTAATTTAAGTGTGCCGAATACCCAGCAGATGGAGCTGTTTcgtaaaaatgaaataagtaatTAATTTAACGGTGGCCAgacaattccccacatcagtcaattccccacattcccaactccccacaattacaattccccacatcacaattccccacattgcaattccccacattgcaattccccacttccacaactccccacattgggataatatggagtgcactgaattaataatataatgaaggaattctaaaatgcaaatagtagtaattaatctccaaaagttttatttcatgacaatttattgaaatgcattactgattacaaaatacaagtaactgatatacacaaatgaacaaatgagtttaatacaaaatatgcttggtacaaaaataatgaattagataaGGTCCTATTCCATTTGCTAATAATTCCACTGTACAGGTTTatctaataaaagaaaatcattaaacTAAATGTACAGTACCCGACTAGGGTAAGTTCGCTACAGACTATCAAACGTGCAAACTTGGTGCGCGCGACGCGGAGCACGTAGATACGTTGTAAGGCGCGagaagaattttatttgatttatttcgtgtttttatttttacaccataaGTAGAGTCTATTATTTTGAGAACTTTaattttggtaatttaaaaaagataaaaatcaaaaatgttacgttttagcatgttttaagaaagattcaaaaaataatagaattcaacttacctgtttcaaatttttaaaaggcaaattgtatataaaaatgcatgcttggataatgtatttttacatatttattaacaagtagcgtttttaaataaaataatgctcgaTGTGGGGAAACGGAGGGCACGCTTTTGTATCATTATATGGACTGTCTTATATAGTACATTAGTCTatggttataataaatattatcccaatgtggggagttgtggaCGTGGGGAATTGTGAAtttggggaattgcaatgtggggaattgtgatgtggggaattgtaattgtggggagttgggaatgtggggaattgactAAGGTGGGGAGTTGTCATGGAACCGATTTATATTCTGTATTCTTTGATAGAAGTTGTGAATGTTCTGAGTTTTCATTGTTACGTATCAGCCAATCAGTGTACCCTTTACTGAATGAATACTACTTGCTTTTCTGCTTTCAGCTTTgagtatttattatattttgaaatatattttaattctgtCCGTTGGTGGTTGCACTGTAAGGTAAAATAATATGCTCACaaatcttcattttgtgtgattttttcaATACCATTGTTCAtctgacattttatcatcactgttCCATAGTAGCTCCTCCAAACTTCTGCAGCTTCTTCGATACAGCTCTACTTTGTCCAATGCTTGCACATTGATGACCCTGGCTCTATCTCACACCACTCACTCGGGAGTCTGAGGCAACCCATTCTGCACTCACTTTCCCTGTCTTTGAAGTACTTCACATCTTGTGCTCACTCcatctttctcctcctcctctcttgCTGCCActctcacacatacacagacaaacaaataaacacCTTCTGCATCACTCCATTTATGGCCAGATTCTTAGGCATGCTCTGCTCCCTCATACGGTCTGTAGATACTACACCCCATTGAATTTTCTTGCCATAAATGCCAAGGCCGGAAAGCACACTAtttactttagaacattagaacactctagatgagaacaggccatttagcccaacaaagctccccagtcctatccttttatttcttccaataaacttcaagtcgagttttgaaagtcgctaaagtcttattgtctatcacactacttgataaattattccaagtgtctatcggactttgtgtaaagaaaaacttcctaatgtttgtgcgaaatttacccgttaacaagtttccaactctgtccccatgttcttgatgaactcattttaaaataacagtctcgatccactgtactgagtcccttcataattttaaacacttcagtcatgtcacctcttaatcttcttttgcttaaactgtataagctcagctcttttaatctttcctaataattcaactcctgtagccctggaatcagcctagtctctcttctctgaaccttttctagtgctgctatgtcctttttgtggcatggagaccaaaactgcacacagtattccagatgagcaTAACAGTTTCACAAACTCAGGTTTGATTCTTGGCTTGGTCACTCTCTATACATTTTGCACAGTCTCCTTGTCTCTAGGtagcttttctccatttttccactcAGCATCCCAAAGACACACAGTTAAGCTTGATTGATAACATTAAATTGACCCATTACACATTTGTTTGAGTATGTCCTGTGATGAGCTGgtaacttgttcagttgcttcctgccttgtgtttaaTATGACTGGATGATAATTCACTGGAAACTCCCAGGAAGAGACATTTTTCTGTTCGTCAGTTGTTCTGAGTTTTTCTATTGATCATTCTGCTGTTAGctttactctttgcattattggGTCAAGAAACAGTAACCAGTTTCCATAACGGATGATGGCTTTTATTTTGTCCCACAGTGTGGAAGAAGACTTATCTCCACAGATCCCATACCTGTATGTGAGAAACACAGGCAGAGTCACTCACGATAAACCCTTACGCATCATCAGCTCCTGCAACTTGGACATCTTCTACTTTCCATTTGACATCCAGACATGCACTCTGTCCTTGGGTTCCTATTTGCACACAGGTACAGCCATCTGGGGGGGAGTTGGATAGAAAAAGAGTCAAAGGTAATATGAGCCATGTTATATAGAAGAGCAAGAAGATATTTGATGATTAAAAATGAGAAACACTGATGTTACCAAAACACtagcatttcagaaaatgaaaacttttattGATGGTTCCcaacaatttaattcaattctaTCTTGTGTTTGGCACTGTTAATAACACTAAATAGAAATTCGcctcatttaataactttgttttgcTTGTGGAAGGCCAGCACAGTGGTTAGAGCTACCACTGTTTTGCTCCAGGTGCCTGGATTCAAAGCCCTGCCTGggtattttatttttagacattGTTTTACAGTGTGTGGTCTCACCCCAGAGCTTGTGGTTCAAGACTGGCCCAGTGTGGACATTGCCATAGATTTCACATGTTGGCTGGCACCCCAGCCAGAGTAGATGATTCCTTACCCTGGCTGGGAGTCTGTGGTAAAAGAAGGAGATGGAACATTGGGCATCATGACTGGGTTTAGTTAGTGGTATTTTTCCTGGTCATGAAACTATtacaacaagaacaagaacaataacaataatttattttctgtatagcccaaaatcacacaaggagtgcagtaatgggctttaacaggccctgttttttgacagaccCACCAGCATTGACTTCCTAAGGAGACAAGAACCCccgcccccccaaaaaaaatatttttattggctaactgaacagattgcaatatgcaagatttcaagGCAGCCCAGGTCCCCaaaaaaaggtgttattttgcttcacTTGTGTATGGAGGTTTGAGAAAAGAGTCTGTAAACTTGCAAAAATCTACATCtactgtgtttgtattttttatttatttcattttttaattgaaataattaattaaatgatggCCATTCTACAGACATATACATTCATTTCTcatgtatgtattgtatgtagGTCATTTAGGCCTATGTGAATTATGTATGTATACCATATAGTCTTTGAAGTCAGCAGCAccctttattaaaaaatgttcctgTGGCcctgtatacagaagtgatcaagatggctaatagaatgttaggttatatagcatgatgggAAGAATACAAGTAAAGGGAGGTTATACTTgagttttataacacactactAGTGTAGCCTCACCTGGATCACAAagtacagttttggtcttcaggctacaggAAGGATAAAGAAGCATTAGATAAAGCACAAAGTAGAGCAGACAGACTGGTTCCAGTACTGAAAGGTAAGCACTATAGTAtgtggaaagactgaaggagctgaaatTTCCAATTTAAGCAAAAACAGAGATTAAGTGGAGACATAATcattgtgtttaaaattatgaaatggatTAGGAGAGGTTTCCAGACTCCACTTCTCCTTCCACATTCTAAGTATGTGAGTGCTAGTTTAACAGGCATTTTATACATGGAGtggtgtgggtgagtgtgtgagtgtgccctgctatAGACTGCCACATTTTTCAGAGTAAATTCTGACCTTGTGCCTTAGACTACCTTGAATGGATGGTGCAACAATACAAATCAATGCAATGGTAAGGTATCTTCATAAAAACTATGTTACATTTTATACGTAAGTACTCTTGGGGTGAGATTTATCATGTAAAGAGCAATACTAATACTAGACtaataattgaaaaagaaaaaaaataatacaattagtTGAAGTTTCTGAAATGAATTATGAACTTGCAAAGCATTGCAGTTTCCTGTGTAAAGTGCTACAAGGTTGTTGCCTCATTCCACTGTCTACTCTAGTCCATCTTTGTTCATCTATCTTTGTGGCAccttttatgcattttttgaaTTACCTTTGCAATGACAGGTACACTAGAGACATAAggttaataaattaaacatgaattttgtaaaaaaaaaaaaaaatgagtaaatgttTGAGGGGATTAATTAAACAGTCTGGTATCCTGAAGCACTTGGCTGAAAAAGTGCAAGATGTAGTACTGTATAGCTAAGGCTGGTACTTCAAAATCCCACCAAAGCCTCATTGTGTTTTGTGATCAAGTCACTTAACTCACCTATTCTGCAGCTGTAGAATATCATTATTAAAGGGCAGTTCTAGAATTCAATTTTTAAGGCTCATCTGGTTAGTATTTAACTTTGATAGCTTATAATAGATTTGTTCGAATAACATTTTATGGCTCTGCAGCCTTCAGGGGCTTAGCTTGCTTGAATGCTAGCTTGAAATAGCCCATAGGACAAGTTAAAAAATATCCAGGACATAAGCAATTCTGTCTTCTTTATGTTCAATCTCTCTTCTGTCCAAATGTTGTGCTCCTCCACTTTCAAAAAGCACCAATGATAAACCAATCTGTTTTGGTGTGTATGCAGCAAAGGATATAGTGCTGGACCTGCTTCAAACACCGGAGGAAATCACTCGCGaatcaaaagtcaacatccagagCAAAGGAGAGTGGGAACTGCTTTTTATAGAGGCTCACACAACAACATGGCAGCTGCAAGGTGAAGACTGGTCCAAAGTCATCTTTAAGGTATGCCCTACTTTTATTAGCCTTCTGGGAATTTTGTTCAGGAACCTTCATGTTTCAAGTTTTGAAAAGCTGTGTGGTGTGCAACATATAACACATGGCAAAATTGAAAGACACATTGGAGTCTAAATGGGGGTGGCACTTCCTCACTCGTAGATGAATGGTTTAGAAAATTTGCAACACAATTCATGAGTGAAGAGATAACATGGAAAGTGTGCCACAAGGCAGCAATCTTGGTAAATAACTCGGAAAACCATGTCATGGTCCGGTATCCATATCTTATCTTACAAGTATGCTTTTATGGTTTTAGTTTATCTGTATTTTCATCTTCACTATCCTAACAAAAGTATTTTCTTTTTGGCACAAGTGCCACACTAAAATTGGGAGCTGCTTTTACCAGTCGTAGAGATGACTTTCcttttgtaaagtattaatatgGCATCCAGTCTGACACcctgtgaaaatcagatctcTCTCATGTTCTTTTCCCAACCAGGTGAGGATGAAAAGGAGGCCCCTGCTATACTTAGTCAACCTCATTGTTCCCAGTGCCTTTCTCATGGTGATCGACCTTTTCAGCTTCTATTTGCCCTTACACAGAGTAGATCGTGGGGCTTTCAAAATGACCCTTCTTCTTGGGTACACGGTGTTCCTACTCATCATGAATGACCTACTGCCCAACAATGCTGGTGGCACTCCAATTATAGGTGAGTGAGTGTCAGTCTTTGGTAGAGACCACTGCCTCCTTGCCTACCTCTTCTAGTCCTTGCAATGTCATGGAGAACTCAGCCCAGTCATTGTGACCAGAACTCAGAAAGATTCTGTTTAATAGAAGTAAGAGTTCCAACTGGAACAGTGAGATAATAAGGTAGAaacacaaagagagagagacaaagagagcaGGGATATGACAGTGGCATGGGACCACAGAGTGAACGCTATAAATGAAGGGTAGTGGATATTCAGTGCCAGAGTGGAGGTGGAGCCAAAGACTTGTTTTCATACGTGATAGTATCTCATAAAGTATAACCTCTTGGAATGGTCAATTATCAGATGATCAAAAGACACAAGTTAATAAATAGAAATTTTAAAGCAGAGATACTTacacaaacatttaacataaagtATAATaatcctgggcggcacggtggcgcagtgggtagcgctgctgcctcggagttgggagatctggggacctgggtttgcttcccgggtcctccctgcgtggagtttgcatgttctccccgtgtctgcatgggtttcctccgggcgctccagtttcctcccacagtccaaagacatgcaggttaggtggattagcgattctaaattggccctagtgtgtgcttggtgtgtgggtgtgtttgtgtgcgtcctgcggtgggttggcaccctgcccaggattggttcctgccttgtgccctgtgttggctgggattggctctggcagacccccgtgaccctgtgtttggattcagcgggttggaaaatggatggatataataatcCTTTAGACTTACAATGTGAAGGGGAGGTGCCACCTTTTTACCTGGCCACTAATGAGTGGTCTACAAAAGACTCTTTTCTCAATAATGTTGGTATCACAAAATCGGCCCTTATTCCGTTCTTAATTTCCTTAAATAACAACAGCCtcttgttggctgaaagtcttgtGTTTCACATATGAATAAGTAGTTGCAATTAACACATTAACACAAAGGAGATTCAGCAATCACCCATTACCATAAATTGCTATAAGTGGATATGAGTGAATGATCAGACTTGCAGCAGGTGAGCATTGAAAACTATACCAGTGAGAATGAGTGCCACTGGGTTGATGTGCCCAGCATGCACTACTCAGGAACACAACACTCTCAGTTCATAATCCTGTATTCTTTATATTGAGAGATTGTACAATTATACCTTCTCAATTCTCACTGCAGAGTGGCAAAGAAAATttagtgattttaattttttttgtccctCCTCAGGTATCTATTTCTCTGTATGCCTAGCCTTAATGGTCATAAGCCTAATGGAGACAATTTTTGTCATGAATATTTTACATCAGACACGGTCCAATGTGCTTGAAGTTCCACCTTTTCTCCGAACTCTGACTTTTAGTATCATTgcaaaactcatctgttctgagcccgctgatgaagaaaagggcaGTATGGAGAACGAGGTCCAGCAAGGTACATTCAGCTTTGTCTCACATGATATGCTCTTGTCTGTATGTCTTTCTGTCTGACTGTGTGCTCTTCTACCACCTGAGGCTCTCCTAATGACATTTTGGGAATGGGAGATACtccatgggcagcacggtggcgcagtgggtagcgctgctgccttgcagttgggagacctgggaacctgggttcgcttcccgggtcctccctgcgtggagtttgcatgttctccccgtgtctgcgtgggtttcctccgggcgctctggtttcctcccacagtccaaagacatgcaggttaggtggattggcgattctaaattggccctagtgtgtgcttggtgtgtgggtgtgtttgtgtgtgtcctgcagtgggttggcaccctgcccaggattggttcttgccctgtgttggctgggattggctccagcagacccccgtgaccctgtgttcggattcagcgggttggaaaatggatggatggagatactcCATGTGACAGAAGGAATCAACCACCACTGCCACTCGAAACACAGCTGTCTGAAGGCTGTCGGGTGAGAGACAAAGAAGATGGAGCTGTAGAATAACAAATGTGCATCTGACACTTAATTCTTAGAAAGCTTAACAGGAAAGATGAACACTTTAGCTATATTGACATTTTTTAGCATTgcctttttttaacaatttccagacatttacatttaatattttcatagcCTTAGCTTCTGGCTACAGAAACCTGTGGGAAGTGTTTAGGGTTCACAGAAAAAAAGaacctacaacaacatttatttatatagtgcctttcaatgcaAAGTACA of the Erpetoichthys calabaricus chromosome 2, fErpCal1.3, whole genome shotgun sequence genome contains:
- the LOC114645513 gene encoding 5-hydroxytryptamine receptor 3A-like encodes the protein MTIISTTDLNFTDYEYVQFFETFKDVISNKFLRPVRNWTIPVQLNITLTLYEIIGVDEKSHILKTYIWLRQFWYNEFLVWDPKDFNGLAKVSIPVDNIWRPDIYVYEFVEEDLSPQIPYLYVRNTGRVTHDKPLRIISSCNLDIFYFPFDIQTCTLSLGSYLHTAKDIVLDLLQTPEEITRESKVNIQSKGEWELLFIEAHTTTWQLQGEDWSKVIFKVRMKRRPLLYLVNLIVPSAFLMVIDLFSFYLPLHRVDRGAFKMTLLLGYTVFLLIMNDLLPNNAGGTPIIGIYFSVCLALMVISLMETIFVMNILHQTRSNVLEVPPFLRTLTFSIIAKLICSEPADEEKGSMENEVQQVLDMPENLKSPPLTQMLLKKLSEDIFAIRSHLDSKNKKALMQIYINFLLSKLANRSGIFQLSFSLSCTMYWKPLTDNGSSIQFS